The Magnolia sinica isolate HGM2019 chromosome 9, MsV1, whole genome shotgun sequence sequence GCAGCCCGAGCTAAGTGTGAATGAATTTCTCCACTTGTATCAAGTGTGGGCGCACACTTAGCGTCCTGGCTGGTTCTTCTTCAGCTCTTGGCGGAACACCGACGGGCCTTTAATAACCGACCCTCCTTCATCGAACAAGCATTGGAGGGATAGGTGTTTTTGGACCCTCGGTAGATGGGAATCGGCCGAGATAGGGCCTATCTGCCCTTTCGTCCCTCGAGCTTTTTTGCACGGTAGGTAGAGTTGGCGCAGTTTATTGCTTTTTTACTTAGTCGCATCTTTACTGAATCAATGACGCGACTTCTTTCTTTCAGTAATACCGAGGCATCCTCCTAAGCTTGATTCGGGCTCATTGACTCGGATTCAGAATTTCCGAGCCTTAAGTCCGGAAAGGAGATCTTGCAAGAGGCCTCTTCAACTGGAGCTTCTTTTCGAGTGGGGCTTCGACTCCACTGTGACCGGTGAGAAACTtagttcttttatatatatatataaataaattttaactaCATCTGACTGTACTGATTGTTTTTCGAACGCAGATATGTCGGAAGCTCGACCCACTCTTCATCCCCCGTCTCAAGTCTGATCTCCACCCCGCTCAAGCTCCCGGGCCTTGAAGAGGCATAAGACGGTCTCGAAAGGCCCATCGAAGACCGCTCCTCCTACTCCCCCGCTTATTATCGAAGTCGAGGAACGTACGAAGGTGGTAGAGGCGATGGAGGCAGCGACGGAGGCGCTAGCAGTGAAGACGGTAGCGATGACCTCTGAGCAGCCTCGGGAGGTTCCCGAGCCAGAGCCGACTGAGGCACCTGTTGCTCAGGGGGCAAAGGAGAGGGTGCCACGCAGGGTGGGAGCAGCTGAGGAAGAGAGGTTGGCCTTTCGCCAGAAGGTTGAAGAGATCCTTCCGTGGGCGAGTCGACAGATGTTCGCGGGAGAGTTCTTCGGCCTTTTTGAGTTGTCTTCCATGGACAACACGCTCGGTAGGATCGAGACGCTGATGCTCGAGGTAATGTCTCCACTTTTCTCAGTTGTTTTTGCTTCAGatttcccttttctctctctcatctgAAAGATTTTTCTTGTGTAGTTCGCCCCTTGCATGCTGAAGGCTCGCGTCGAGTTATCTGTCTTAGCTAGGCGAGCCGGGGATGCGGAAGCTAGGCTGTCAGATGCTGAGGCTCGGTAGTTGGAGGCAGAGGCTCGGTAGTCGTTCACGGAGTCTCGGGCTATTTTTGCAGAGGGCCAGCTCGAGAAGGCAAAGGCTGCTCTGGAGTTGATCGTGACAGAAAGGGACCGCGTGGCCTCACGATTGGAAGAGGCCAGGTTGGCCTTTGAGCAGGCCGCCACGGAATAGGCCACGGCTTTCAAGAAGCTTCAGGAGCTCACTAAAGGGATCAAGGCCGCTCTCGCGGCTAcgaaggttgaggcggtggaACAGTAACTTTCATCTTCAGCCTATGAGAAGGAGCGAACCCTTGTCTACCAAGAGGGCTACGCAGAATGCATCAAGGTGATGAAAGATGCTTTCCCCCACCTTGACCTGTCTGGCTTCGACGAGGGCGAGTCAAGGTCCGGTGGCGAGGCGACGGCAGTCCCCAAGGCATACACTTATGACGCCTCTGCTACTGCTCCTAATGTAGCTCTATCAGCATCTCTTGGGTTAGCTCTTGGTGCGTCGGGCGAGGCTGAGCCTTGAAGTTAGTGAGGCGGAGTAAAATTCCTTTCTGCTCCCTAGATCTGCTTTAAGCACTTTAAGCACACCAAGCTTTGGGACCGAGTATGTTAACAGTGGCGAGCATCATCTTTTACCGATACTCGAGCATCGAGCATTTATTGCTTTGTCAATCCAATACAATTGTAAACAATGTACTGACTAATGTAACACTTTATTGATCAATGGATGTACGTTTTTTGCCACTTATTTGTGCATTCTACATTTTTCTATGATTCTTCTAAGTGTTTATAGTAATCAAGCCGAGTGTGGATTGCTCTGTGATTGAGCTAAGGATAGTATATTTTGAGATGCTCGacattccaaggatgaggcaggAGTTGCCTTGTTAGATCTTCTAATTGGTAAATACCTGGTTGGACAGTATTTGTGATTACATAAGGGCCCTCTCAATTGGGCCCCAACATTCCTGCACTAATTTCCTTGGTATTCTAAAAAGTTCTGCGGAGGACCAAGTCCCCTGCTCGAAATCGCCTGACTTTGACTCGGGCGTTATAGGATCGGGATACCAATCGTTGATAGGCGGCTGTTCGAAGTCGAGCCAACTCTCTGATTTCATCCAGGAGGTTGAGGTTGAGGGTCAGCAGCTCCTCATTGTCTTGCTCGTTGAACGAACTTACTTGGGTGGTAGGTAGGTCGATCTCCACGGGGACAATTGCTTCTGAGCCATACGCTAGTGAGAATGGAGTTTCTCCTGTCACGGTTCGAGCcgtagttcggtatgcccaaagAACTTTAGgaagttcttcagcccatgcccctTTGGCTCAGTCCAGCTTGGTCCGAAGATATTGCTTTATAACCTTGTTAACGGCTTCGACTTGCCCATTCGCCTGTGGATGACGCGGGGACGAGTAAACGTTCCTGATCCCGAGGTTTTGACACATTTCCCGGTATTGCTTATTGTCGAACTGTTTCCCGTTGTCGGAGACAATAGTTCGAGGTATTCCAAACCGACAGACAATATTTTTCGAAACAAAGtctgtgatcttctgctcggaTATCTTGGCCAGGGGCTCGGCTTCGGCCCACTTGGTCAAATGATCAATGGTGACAACGGCGTATTTAGTCTGACCCTTCCCTAAAGGGAATGGTCCGATAatgtcgatcccccattgggCAAAAGGCCAAGGGCCGACCATTGGTGTCAGCTCTTCGGATGGCTGTCGAGGGATGGTGGTGAATCTCTGGCATTTATCACAACCCTGAACGAGTTTCTGAGCGTCTTGCTGAATAGTCGGCCAGTAATATCCTTGC is a genomic window containing:
- the LOC131256911 gene encoding uncharacterized protein LOC131256911 — translated: MEAATEALAVKTVAMTSEQPREVPEPEPTEAPVAQGAKERVPRRVGAAEEERLAFRQKVEEILPWASRQMFAGEFFGLFELSSMDNTLGRIETLMLEFAPCMLKARVELSVLARRAGDAEARLSDAEAR